Below is a genomic region from Osmerus mordax isolate fOsmMor3 chromosome 22, fOsmMor3.pri, whole genome shotgun sequence.
ATAATGCGATCAATTAAAGAGCCATTGGAGCGGAGTACGATTTGTTGGAACCTCTTGGATGTTTATGAGATCCACATGCACAGCCTACGTTTTTCATGATGTCCTGGATCCAACCCCGATACGTGCCAGTGGGATGAGGGTGTCATGGATGAACAGAAAGAATGGACATTTACTGCGGCTGTGTCATTTCCTGGATTGCGGAGGAGGAAAAGTTGAAGGATCTGTGGTTGCaaggtgcacacacatgcacagaaccagccagagaggcagacaggaaggtgtccacacacacacacacacacacacacacacacacttatgtgtTATGATGAGAGAAACTATCCTTCCACAAAGCTGTGTCTGATGCCAGTGTATGTCATGCACCGTGCTCAGTTTCTGTGTACACATACAGAGATCCTTCATGTCTGGTGTGGACTTGGGCCATAGCCATCCAATATCCTCTCTGACTCACCGTCTGTGAACAACATCCTTCCTTTCTGGCTGCAGGTACATTGAAGTGAGTTCAATTCTCATTAAAGGCGAGTACCGGTAGGTTTTTTCACCCACAGCGATTGACTAATGATTGGATGGCGGAAAGATGAATCCGTCATGCTTTAACAGTGTGGATGGGTGAGTCAGAGGGCGGTCCCAACCAGGGCTTGACCAGGACAGCCAGAAGCAGCCCTAACACTGTTCAAAGACTACTATTGATTGTGGTCTGACTGGTAGGAACAAGATCTCTGCTCCTCATCACCCTGGCCCATTCTGTAGTATACTAAGGAGAAATGGCCCACCCTGTAGTATACTAAGTTATAATCGTTTGCAAGCAGTGTGCAAGTAATTCAAAGATGTATTCATAGTGTGTTGGCAACATCTGTCATTTACTCTCATTACTAAGGAGACAACCTGGAGTACAAACACCCCCATGCGTGCagccttctcccttctctctctatcgacTGAGAAAGCCCCCCCTGcttctccctcccagcctcggGTCTCTGTGGCGCTGCTGTACATGCCAGGTGTTCTGACCCAGACCCTGACGCTGTCTGAGGGCCTGTCTGTTCTTCGTGCTCAGCCTACAGCTCCAGTAATGATGAGTTATCCCCAACTGAAGgatggggcctggggctggagttTAGGCTAgggaagaggctggggagggggcgggagctGGTTCTGGAGCTAGGGAgtgggctgaggctgggcctggggttTGAGCTGGGGCTTGGGCCAGCCTGAATGAGATAATGAATGTTGGATAACAATATCCTGGACCGGATATTACAAGATAATCATGTAGTATGGTCACTGATATCTGAGCATCACTACTCTGCTGCAGGAGGAGAATGTTCTAGAAAAGTCAACCAGTGGGAAGTAGACAGAAAGTCACAGAATGTCAATCTATTTCTTTAATGAACAATATAAAAAGCATGCTGCCATTTCAGTTACAGGTGTTCTTAGCGAACAGAATGCCCAGAACAAAGGGTCGTATATAATGGAAGTATTtatatgtgtaagtgtgtgtgtagtgacactCATGAAAAGATATTCAAGCAGAGGGGTTGAGGATGTCCTGTCTTAGTGAGTGGATCAGTGTTTCCTGCAGATGTTCCGCAGGTGGTGTATAtgctggcggggggggggggggggggggaactttAAGCTTACCTACACTGATCTGTGCACCAGCCTCATTTCCATGTGTGATGGTGCTTTCCCGGTGAGCATGCCCCGGGGACACCTGCAAGGCCATGGCCGGTGAGCCGGTAGTGGGCCAGCTCCGGTGCATACTGATTATAGCTCCCACCCCCGTCTCTGGGGGTGAGCTATCCCAGTATAATACCTTTTTCTTATGCTCCTAATACATGGAGATAATACAGAACTGTTACTGACAAACCGATGAGGGAAATGAAGAAGCATTGCTGACTGCACTCTTTTTAATGAAGGTTGCTTCCTTAAATGATTTGAGCATTCATATTAGGGCGATACATCAGTGATTCAATTAAATTAAGCAGTTTTGCTTAATTTCATTGAAGATTCTACTGAAACAGAGAATATAGTATTTCATGTTGTGGATGTATGAAGTACTGTCAAAAAGCATGTGATATAAAGTTTTTATAATAGAAACTCTGATGCTAGACAATTTCCCCTCTTCAATATGTCTGAACTCCTTGAGTTTCTCTCAAGGTCACTGTGTTTTAGTATTCTGCCTCCAGCCAAAAAATATCTACTTAAAAGTATCTTGGATGCATCAACAAGATGCTGTCTTTAAACTTCTCTGAAACTTctggaaaaaaaacatacatcaAGTGAATTGTGAACTAGTTTACCCCTTCAGTAGTTGATTCTGAAGACCAGAGAAGCCAAGTTATCAAAGTGGATttgatacatttgttgaaaaaaaatatgaaaaagatCAACAACAAATATTTGAACACCTTTATTAGACAAACTACACAGACAAACTAAACAcatctttttttaatatattttttgtaacTTGCATGTCTATCTATTGCTTGGCAATAATTGtgtgaataaatacattttaaaattgtaaattatatacatatgtatataaTGTACAAAACTATATTATTGGCATTTGGTTTTTCCAATACTCCAGTTTCCAGGCCAGGTATGAAAAGATAAAAGGATTATGCAGGTGCAACAGAGGAAACTTCAGTCTTGGATGTAGACACTTCAGAACCATCATCAGCCTGCTTGCCAAAGAGCTGCAAAATGCAAACACGGAACtggggaaaaataaaataaaataaaatgatgataataataacaTGACAAACAACGATATGACAATACAGTTTCGACCATGCAGTCACAGTATAGCATGACACACTAAGGGGGTATAAGCCATTTCATGAAAAGAGCTTAAGTTCTCACCTGTCGGTTCATGAAGACATAGATAATTGGATTGTAGATGGTGGCGCTCTTTGCAAAGTAGCCAGGGAGTGCAGCAGCCAAAGGATGGAAGGCATACCCAGGGTTAGCCGCAGCAAAGCAAGCGAAAAAGGTATACGGTCCCCAGCACACAATGAATGCGATGATCATCACAACAACCATCCTGTTCACTTCCTTCTCAGCCTTCTGCGTCGACTCAGAGTCTTTCTGCTGCGCGGCCACctggggtgaaggagaggtgtcAAAACATCACGTCAGTGATGTACTGACACTGAAAACTGACATTTCAAATGGATTTCAGTAGGTGGAAGATCTACAGTATAAACCTACAGTTATTGTTTTTAAAGGATTTATTCTTTGGCCATGTGGTTGGCTGCTTTGGAACATCTATCTATGCATAGCATAGTGTGACGCTTGTCACTTAGCCAAAATGTCAGATTAGTGTAGTATGGTTGTACATTAACTAATATGTACCATTCAGCTATCTGACACCTATCTATCTTGACCTGCTTCATCCATTTTGCTCAGTAGTAATAGTGTAGCACCATTTTGTTTTAAAATGCATGCTTTGGTATAGTCATTCAGTATTGATAACATAACAGGTACCAAGGTTTCATTTGACCTGGAGGCCTTTAGCAGTAAGTATTATGCGAAACGTGAAATAGATGCAGTAACTCACTTCACGGATGGCCATCATCACTGCGAGGTagcagaggatgatgatggCCAGAGGAAGTATGCAGCAGGTAACCATCAGAACAATCATGTAGGACTGCACTCCAGGGTCACTACTTCCACTGAACACATCCGGTCCGCAGGAGGTCTTAAGTCCATGGGGCCAATACCtttaaaaaagagagagagaaatataaggATACATTCAAATCGTACGTTTAAACATTGGTGATCAATTGCTATGTCCAGAAATCCTAAATGACTGAAGGAAAACAAATGACCTGCTCCAGCCAAAGATGGGGGGAGCACACCAGAATGCTGCCCAGACCCAGGAGAATATAATACCAGCACTGGCCCATTTGCCATCAAACTTGACATTTCCAAAAGGCTTGCAGACAACCACCCATCTCTCCCAGGAGATCACAGTCAGGGACCACAGAGCAGCAATACCtacagaggaaaagaggaaaacAGGATTGGATGCATTATAATTCCATGATGGAAAACACAATGGAAAACATGGCATTATGATGAACTGATCAATGAATAGCAAAGCGAACTTCTATCCATCGGACTGTCCACCAATAAAGGATAGGCTATTAAGTTCACCTAAAAATGTCACAAATGCTTCATCTCAAAATGTTAACCTAGTTTACTTTCAGGATCACCTTACCACAAGTAGAGACAGTGTAGCCCTCAAAGATACACATGGGATGTCCCAGAATGAAGTATCCAAATATTTGATTGCAAACGCTGATGGTGCTGGCAAAAACAGTCTCCCCAAGATCGGCAATAGCGAGGTTGACCAAGATCCAGTTCAGAGGATGCTGGAGCTTCTTGAATTTAGCTGTGGCCACCAGTACCAGGCCGTTGGTGAATACTGATGCGATGACCACAAAGATCATCCACAATGATGAGAGATTGTACACCCATCGTGGAGCGATATGGTAGTTGGGGCCCTCAAAGGGATCTGTGagagtgaaaagagagaaaagagagaattgAGAGCAGCCATTTTATATTGTTTGAGTCACATGAATACATATGGAATATTGTGTTTTCTTTCTCCAACCTTTTGTGTGGTTGCTGTTGGTATAAACGAAGGCAGACCCTCTGGTTGTGTCTTCATTATATCGCCTGGCTGCAAATGCCTCCATTGCTATTTTGGAATAAATCTCTAAACAAAGATTAAGCTAGATTAAGACAACGTTACTTTAGTCTCAGGTTGAAATGTTAAACATTATTTGCCCTAGACATTCTCATAAAACTATAATTTCTTTACCTTTTGGTTGATTTTCGCTTGCTTGTGTGTTGGGCTGGGcttgttctttctccttttcaGCTTCTGCTGCGTGCAGACAACCTGTTGGGATGCCTCAAGTTGGGGTATTTTATACGATCCATGACGTCATTTACAGATTGGGTCTTTGTATTAAGGTCAATTTAGGTGACTAGTTTCCCACCACAGAATGAATGGCTCACACTAAATGTATTAGAGTCTGCATGCGTAAGAACAAAATGTaaatcctttctctctcacccacatacAGACAGGAGACCGTAACTCAATCAAACGGAAGCAGTGACATCAGTTGAAGGCAAATCCTGCTTAGTGTCACATTTGTCTGCTTCAGGTAAAATTGGTTGAACAGGCTGATTAGTGAGATGTGCTTGTCTTTCCACAGTGTAACTGTAGGTGTTTGACCACTTGCCTTTCAACTGGCAGATGTAAAGATCCCCAGGAAAGATGTTCAAAGTGCTACACAATGTTATTTAGGAAGTACATAAAAAGTCAATACATAATTGTTCCTAAACCGCTAATAAAGTTATCAATAAATATAACTATTAGTTGATGTGGTCTTCAAAgacttttagatgttttttaacAGTGGATATTCTAATTTGAATCTCTCGATACTCTCCTCTTTTCCAAAGAACATATTTTCATGTACAATGCATTTGGGCATTCCCATTCCTGAGCTTGTTGCAAAGGTTTTACAAAACAGTGCAGGATTTATATCCACCAGTTCTTTTTACTGTCTGAAACCACACTACCTTacgtaagttttttttttacaagttggAACATGTTTGGATGAATCTAAACAGGCATAAATGTGGCTGTTCAAATGAATGATCAAATTGTAAAAAATTCCCTCTAACAATACTTTCGACAACATCTCAGTCTTTGACATTAAAATCTTCTTGCCCAAGGAACTTTAATCgatgcaataataataataaaaattgtCTATGGCAACGAGAAGAACAACAGCTGAGACATCTGAGAAAAAATGACCAGGAAACCAGGATTAGAAGACTCAAATGCCTTGGACACCTCTACGTCCAAAACCCTGATTTTTTAAACAGCTTATGCTAAAGCAGGCCCTTTGGTCACATTAGTTGCCAAAACAGGTTTCAAAGAACTGGTAATCTTGTTGGAAATGGTTACGGTCTCACTCAATGGTGTTGCAAGGATTTAACCGCATGTACCTGTAATGACTT
It encodes:
- the LOC136965794 gene encoding red-sensitive opsin-like isoform X2 — encoded protein: MEAFAARRYNEDTTRGSAFVYTNSNHTKDPFEGPNYHIAPRWVYNLSSLWMIFVVIASVFTNGLVLVATAKFKKLQHPLNWILVNLAIADLGETVFASTISVCNQIFGYFILGHPMCIFEGYTVSTCGIAALWSLTVISWERWVVVCKPFGNVKFDGKWASAGIIFSWVWAAFWCAPPIFGWSRYWPHGLKTSCGPDVFSGSSDPGVQSYMIVLMVTCCILPLAIIILCYLAVMMAIREVAAQQKDSESTQKAEKEVNRMVVVMIIAFIVCWGPYTFFACFAAANPGYAFHPLAAALPGYFAKSATIYNPIIYVFMNRQFRVCILQLFGKQADDGSEVSTSKTEVSSVAPA
- the LOC136965794 gene encoding red-sensitive opsin-like isoform X1, yielding MLGNYGNAAFAARRYNEDTTRGSAFVYTNSNHTKDPFEGPNYHIAPRWVYNLSSLWMIFVVIASVFTNGLVLVATAKFKKLQHPLNWILVNLAIADLGETVFASTISVCNQIFGYFILGHPMCIFEGYTVSTCGIAALWSLTVISWERWVVVCKPFGNVKFDGKWASAGIIFSWVWAAFWCAPPIFGWSRYWPHGLKTSCGPDVFSGSSDPGVQSYMIVLMVTCCILPLAIIILCYLAVMMAIREVAAQQKDSESTQKAEKEVNRMVVVMIIAFIVCWGPYTFFACFAAANPGYAFHPLAAALPGYFAKSATIYNPIIYVFMNRQFRVCILQLFGKQADDGSEVSTSKTEVSSVAPA